The following are encoded together in the Streptomyces sp. NBC_01465 genome:
- a CDS encoding helix-turn-helix domain-containing protein: MADDDLAQVLTAVGPRLRALRRERAITLAQLSETTGISLSTLSRLESGQRKPTLELLFPLAKAYGVPLDELVDAPPTGDPRVHPRPFTRWGKTFVPLTSRLGGLQAYKMILPGRPAGSQELEQRTHEGYDWLYVLAGRLRLVLGDHDVVLTAGEAAEFDTRTPHAFESAGPEPVEILSIFGRQGERMHVRARPKSSPSGD, from the coding sequence ATGGCAGACGACGACCTCGCGCAGGTACTGACAGCGGTGGGACCGAGGCTGCGGGCGCTGCGCCGGGAGCGCGCGATCACGCTGGCCCAGCTGAGTGAGACGACCGGGATCTCGCTCTCGACGCTGTCGCGGCTGGAGTCCGGTCAGCGCAAGCCCACGCTGGAGCTGCTGTTTCCGCTGGCGAAGGCGTACGGCGTACCGCTGGACGAGCTGGTGGACGCGCCGCCGACGGGGGATCCGAGGGTGCATCCCCGGCCCTTCACCCGGTGGGGCAAGACCTTCGTGCCGCTCACCAGCCGGCTCGGCGGGCTGCAGGCGTACAAGATGATCCTGCCGGGACGGCCGGCGGGGAGCCAGGAGCTGGAGCAGCGGACGCACGAGGGGTACGACTGGCTGTATGTGCTGGCGGGGCGGCTGCGGCTGGTCCTGGGCGACCATGATGTGGTGCTCACCGCGGGTGAGGCGGCGGAGTTCGACACCCGGACCCCGCACGCGTTCGAGAGCGCGGGGCCCGAGCCGGTGGAGATCCTGTCGATCTTCGGGCGGCAGGGGGAGCGGATGCATGTGCGGGCGCGGCCAAAATCAAGCCCCTCCGGCGATTGA
- a CDS encoding SMP-30/gluconolactonase/LRE family protein, giving the protein MTQVELAVREFAELGEGPTWDAAADRLIWVDILSSRVHTYDPGSGRRTVMTTPQHVGAAKPRAGGGLVVNLRDGIALYGPDGSAFSWLHRDPVAGRRGNDAAIAPDGSLWAGTMRYDEAAGGGTLTRVTGDGSAEQLLTVAVSNGTGWSPDGSRLYYIDSPTRRVDVFDFDGERASGRREFASIEAGEGFPDGLTVDAEGCVWVALWDGGQVRRYTPDGALDRTIPLPVRRPTACAFGGPDLRDLYVTTARVGLTAPHPLSGSLLVVPGAGQGVAQPEFAG; this is encoded by the coding sequence GTGACCCAAGTGGAGCTGGCGGTACGGGAGTTCGCCGAGCTGGGCGAGGGCCCGACCTGGGACGCGGCGGCGGACCGGCTGATCTGGGTCGACATCCTCTCCTCGCGGGTCCACACGTACGACCCGGGCAGCGGCCGCCGTACGGTCATGACGACACCCCAGCACGTGGGCGCGGCCAAGCCGCGGGCGGGCGGCGGCCTGGTGGTCAACCTGCGTGACGGCATTGCCCTGTACGGCCCGGACGGCTCCGCTTTCAGCTGGCTCCACCGCGACCCCGTCGCGGGCCGCCGCGGCAATGACGCGGCGATCGCGCCGGACGGGTCGCTGTGGGCGGGGACCATGCGGTACGACGAGGCGGCGGGCGGGGGGACGCTGACCCGGGTGACGGGCGACGGGTCGGCCGAGCAGCTGCTCACCGTGGCGGTGTCGAACGGCACGGGGTGGAGCCCGGACGGCTCGCGCCTCTACTACATCGACAGCCCGACCCGCCGGGTGGACGTCTTCGACTTCGACGGTGAACGCGCGTCGGGACGGCGGGAGTTCGCGTCGATCGAGGCGGGCGAGGGCTTCCCGGACGGGCTGACGGTGGACGCGGAGGGCTGCGTCTGGGTGGCGCTGTGGGACGGGGGCCAGGTCCGGCGCTACACCCCGGACGGGGCGCTGGACCGTACGATCCCGCTCCCGGTGCGACGGCCGACGGCGTGCGCGTTCGGGGGGCCGGACCTGCGCGACCTGTACGTCACGACGGCCAGGGTGGGGCTGACCGCCCCGCACCCGCTGTCGGGATCGCTGCTGGTGGTGCCGGGAGCGGGCCAGGGTGTGGCGCAGCCGGAGTTCGCGGGTTAA
- a CDS encoding SCO2400 family protein: protein MDYCYSCRRHLNGALACAGCGTPADRLGAPEPVESTVYDITADPADSERAPRSHSRSRSQSRARGRARKRRRGRRTVLIAAVAVMLAAGALSLAELGTEGPQDNTSADSVREDALPSEESPAPGTSGPADPAQPSGVASARNADATSAAPGTGTAPSSKPTPSRSVHTTPPAASSSAPAGSRPPSASPTGGASTSAPAPTPTPTPTPSETCTHWLWFCT from the coding sequence ATGGACTACTGCTACTCGTGCCGGAGGCACCTCAACGGCGCGCTCGCCTGTGCGGGGTGCGGCACCCCCGCGGACCGGCTCGGAGCACCCGAGCCCGTCGAGTCCACGGTCTACGACATCACCGCGGACCCTGCCGATTCCGAGCGCGCACCGCGCTCGCACTCCCGGTCCCGGTCCCAGTCCCGCGCACGCGGCCGGGCGCGCAAGCGCCGGCGCGGCCGCCGTACGGTACTGATCGCCGCGGTGGCCGTGATGCTGGCGGCGGGCGCGCTGAGCCTGGCCGAGCTGGGCACGGAGGGGCCGCAGGACAACACGTCCGCGGATTCCGTACGGGAGGACGCGCTGCCCTCGGAGGAGTCGCCGGCCCCCGGCACCTCGGGCCCCGCCGACCCGGCGCAGCCCTCGGGCGTGGCGAGCGCGCGCAACGCCGACGCGACCTCCGCGGCGCCCGGCACCGGCACTGCCCCTTCGAGCAAGCCCACGCCTTCGAGGTCCGTGCACACCACTCCCCCGGCCGCGTCCTCGTCGGCCCCGGCCGGGAGCCGTCCGCCGTCGGCGTCCCCGACCGGCGGGGCAAGCACGTCGGCGCCCGCGCCGACCCCGACGCCCACGCCCACCCCGTCGGAGACCTGCACGCACTGGCTCTGGTTCTGCACGTAG
- a CDS encoding organic hydroperoxide resistance protein: protein MAIQKIDVAYTAVATAENGRDGRVSSSDGQLDVVVNPPKEMGGSGAGTNPEQLFAAGYSACFQGALGVVARAAKADISGSTVTASVGIGKTEAGGFGLEVAITASIPNVDAATAQELIEKAHQVCPYSNATRGNIKVELAVA from the coding sequence ATGGCAATCCAGAAGATCGACGTCGCGTACACCGCTGTCGCCACCGCCGAGAACGGCCGTGACGGCCGCGTCTCCTCCAGCGACGGCCAGCTCGACGTCGTCGTCAACCCGCCGAAGGAGATGGGCGGCAGCGGCGCCGGCACCAATCCGGAGCAGCTCTTCGCCGCCGGTTACAGCGCCTGCTTCCAGGGTGCGCTCGGTGTCGTCGCGCGTGCGGCCAAGGCCGATATCTCGGGCTCGACGGTGACGGCCTCGGTCGGCATCGGCAAGACGGAGGCGGGCGGCTTCGGCCTGGAGGTCGCGATCACCGCCTCCATCCCGAACGTCGACGCGGCCACAGCCCAGGAGCTGATCGAGAAGGCGCACCAGGTGTGCCCGTACTCGAACGCCACCCGCGGCAACATCAAGGTCGAGCTCGCGGTCGCCTGA
- a CDS encoding IclR family transcriptional regulator — protein MGRLVPAVTRALDILELFLEGDGTLSAPDVTRKLQLPRTTVHELLTTLAARGYLTAIPEQAGRYRLGVRTYQLGSRYAEKLDLAAEGQQVAREVAETCDETVHVAILEDTDVIYIAKVDSTHAVRMVSAAGRRLPAHCTSVGKMLLASLPENDLESRLAGRDFAPMTPNSITDPADLRTALADIRERGIAAEHRESNPDVSCVAAPVRDRAGRVVAALSISVPMIRWNEEREGELADLALKGAAELSTRLGFRGQS, from the coding sequence ATGGGACGACTGGTCCCCGCGGTGACCAGGGCGCTGGACATACTCGAGCTCTTCCTCGAAGGAGACGGGACCCTCTCCGCGCCCGATGTGACCCGCAAGCTGCAGCTCCCGCGCACCACCGTGCACGAGCTGCTCACCACGCTCGCCGCCCGCGGCTATCTGACCGCCATCCCCGAGCAGGCCGGACGCTACCGGCTCGGCGTGCGGACGTACCAGCTCGGCAGCCGGTACGCGGAGAAGCTCGACCTCGCCGCCGAGGGGCAGCAGGTCGCCCGCGAGGTCGCCGAGACCTGCGACGAGACCGTCCATGTCGCCATCCTGGAAGACACCGATGTCATCTACATCGCGAAGGTGGACTCCACGCACGCGGTCCGGATGGTCTCGGCCGCGGGCCGCAGGCTCCCCGCGCACTGCACCTCGGTCGGCAAGATGCTGCTCGCCTCGCTCCCCGAGAACGATCTCGAGTCCCGGCTCGCGGGGCGCGACTTCGCCCCGATGACACCCAACAGCATCACGGATCCGGCCGATCTGCGCACCGCCCTCGCCGACATCCGCGAGCGCGGGATCGCCGCCGAGCACCGCGAGTCGAACCCGGACGTGAGCTGTGTGGCCGCTCCGGTACGGGACCGGGCGGGGCGGGTGGTGGCCGCGCTGTCGATCTCCGTACCGATGATCCGGTGGAACGAGGAGCGCGAGGGCGAGCTCGCGGACCTGGCGCTCAAGGGGGCCGCGGAGCTCTCGACGCGCCTGGGATTCCGGGGCCAGTCGTGA
- a CDS encoding NADP-dependent oxidoreductase, whose amino-acid sequence MSALPTVSRAWHLVRRPSGWPVPEDFALVETPVAAPAEGRILVRNLYFSVDPYMRGRMNDVKSYVPPYQLDKPMDGGAVGEVIASNADGFAVGDHVVHGLGWRELADVPAQHATKVDASLAPLSAYLGVLGMTGLTAYAGLFDVASFKEGDTVFVSGAAGAVGNQVGQMAKLKGAARVIGSAGSDEKVKYLIEELGFDAAFNYKNGPVGQQLREAAPDGIDVYFDNVGGDHLEAAITSFNVGGRATICGMIAQYNATEPTPGPRNMALIIGKRLRLQGMLVNDHAALQPQFVSEVAGWVGSGELKYNETVVEGIENGAEAFLGLMRGENTGKMLVSLGK is encoded by the coding sequence ATGTCCGCACTCCCCACGGTCAGCCGCGCATGGCACCTCGTCCGCCGTCCCAGCGGCTGGCCCGTCCCCGAGGACTTCGCGCTGGTCGAGACGCCGGTGGCCGCCCCCGCCGAGGGCCGGATCCTGGTCCGCAACCTCTACTTCTCCGTCGACCCGTACATGCGCGGCCGCATGAACGACGTGAAGTCCTACGTCCCGCCGTACCAGCTCGACAAGCCCATGGACGGCGGCGCGGTCGGCGAGGTCATCGCCTCGAACGCGGACGGCTTCGCGGTCGGCGACCACGTCGTGCACGGTCTGGGCTGGCGCGAGCTCGCCGACGTACCGGCGCAGCACGCCACCAAGGTCGACGCCTCCCTCGCCCCGCTCTCCGCCTACCTGGGCGTGCTCGGCATGACGGGTCTGACGGCCTACGCGGGCCTCTTCGACGTCGCCTCCTTCAAGGAGGGCGACACCGTCTTCGTCTCCGGCGCGGCCGGCGCGGTCGGCAACCAGGTCGGCCAGATGGCGAAGCTGAAGGGCGCCGCCCGGGTCATCGGCTCGGCCGGCTCGGACGAGAAGGTCAAGTACCTGATCGAGGAGCTCGGCTTCGACGCCGCCTTCAACTACAAGAACGGCCCGGTCGGCCAGCAGCTGCGCGAGGCGGCCCCGGACGGCATCGACGTCTACTTCGACAACGTCGGCGGCGACCACCTCGAAGCGGCCATCACCTCGTTCAACGTGGGCGGCCGCGCCACCATCTGCGGAATGATCGCCCAGTACAACGCGACCGAGCCGACGCCGGGACCGCGCAACATGGCGCTGATCATCGGCAAGCGGCTGCGTCTGCAGGGCATGCTCGTCAACGACCACGCGGCGCTGCAGCCGCAGTTCGTCTCCGAGGTCGCGGGCTGGGTCGGCTCCGGCGAGCTCAAGTACAACGAGACGGTCGTCGAGGGCATCGAGAACGGCGCCGAGGCGTTCCTCGGTCTGATGAGGGGCGAGAACACCGGCAAGATGCTGGTCTCGCTCGGCAAGTAA